The genome window AGTAGAATAAGAAAGATTATAATCGCATCAAATCAAATACAGAATAAAATAATGCTTTTGACTTAATTCGAAAAATAATcttcctctcttgataatatcCTTATTGATaagcattattattattattattattattattatatatatatatatatatatatatatcaacttctaaaaaatatttttaaattaattaaatttatcaaaataaaaagataaactaaATTAGTTCTGCATCATAATGTAGTAAGTGTAAGAACTTGTGAAATAAGGATCTAGAACACTGATAGAAAATTCCAAACCATTACTAGTTCTACTTGATGAAAACATAACCATATAAAAGaatcctcttatatatatatatatatatatatatatatatatatatatatatactactttACTTATTCTTTGGACGTACAACACAAGTCAGGAAACCGAAACAAAGGTGGCGGAAAGTTGGCAGAGGCTGAAGAGACTTTTCGTAGAAGTGAAGGAGACACACGTCTATAAGAATTGTCATGACTATACGCTgaagaaaaagaggagagagagagagagagagaaggaagcgcCACTCTTGACCGGTCTTGTCCATGAGGAATTGTTTGTCGACTAATGAGCAGTACAAACAATTGTGTCGACAGATGGCAACAAATGAGAAGCGGTATCCCAACACGCAATCTGTAGCCTTTGGTCACCAGACTTATCCAAAGACTTGCCTCTGCGATTTCCTCATGCGCCTCATTTGGTCCAAAGGAAGCTTCACAGCGGGCAGGAATCCATTTCTCTATATAAGCACCACCTCCCAcccacaccaccaccaccaccaccactgctaAGGTGGATGAAGGCCTTGTTGCTGGTCATTTTTACCCTGGCCTCGTCGCTCGGCGCCTTCGCCGAGCAATGCGGAAGGCAAGCCGGGGGGGCTCTCTGCCCCGGCGGGCTGTGCTGTAGCCAGTACGGCTGGTGCGGTAACACGGATCCATACTGCGGCCAAGGATGCCAGAGCCAATGCACAGGCTCCACGCCCTCCCCTTCCACTCCGAGCGGCGGTGGCAGCGTTGGCTCGATCATCAGCTCCTCCCTCTTCGAGCAGATGCTGAAGCATCGTAACGACGCAGCCTGCCCCGGCAAGGGCTTCTACACGTACAACGCCTTCATCGCCGCCGCCAACTCCTTCAGCGGGTTCGGGACTACGGGCGACGACGCCACGAAGAAGAGGGAGATCGCGGCTTTCTTGGCGCAGACGTCTCACGAGACGACAGGTAATTCGTACATCTCCCGAGGCTCGTCAACAGTTTATGGATAGAGAGCTGAATGCATTGGGTTTGGCAGGTGGGTGGTCGACGGCGCCCGATGGCCCGTACGCGTGGGGTTACTGCTTCGTCCAGGAACAGAACCCCTCATCGGACTACTGCGTCGCCAGCTCGCAGTGGCCGTGCGCTGCAGGCAAGAAGTACTACGGCCGAGGCCCCATCCAAATCTCATTGTAAGCCATACTCTTACAGTTCATCGCCGCGATCGAGTTCACAACGATGGCCTTTCTAACGCAACAATCCGATGTGTTCTGCGTGCAGCAACTACAACTACGGGCCGGCCGGGAGAGCCATCGGCTCCGACCTGCTCAACAACCCAGACCTGGTGGCCACCGACCCGACCATCTCCTTCAAGACGGCTCTGTGGTTCTGGATGACTCCTCAGTCGCCCAAGCCGTCGTGCCACGACGTGATAACCGGGAGCTGGACGCCATCCAACGCCGACCGGGCGGCCGGAAGGCTTCCGGGCTACGGTGTCACCACCAACATCATCAATGGAGGGTTGGAGTGCGGGAAAGGGTCCGATGCCAGGGTGGCGGATAGGATCGGCTTCTACAAGAGGTACTGCGACTTGCTGGGGGTGAGCTACGGAGACAACTTGGACTGCTACAACCAGAGTCCCTTTACTTAGTCCGATTCTACTGTGACGAATCCATGTAATAACGCAATAAACGCTACTGCTGAGATAGCGACTCCGTGAGTTGATTGTAGAAGTTGCGGAGGAAATCTTCAATAAAAGCTAAGCTGAACAAGTTCATGGCCCTCAATCATCGTTGATCGTCGTCAGATGCATCCATCAAATGTCTTGGAGTAAGTAAATGCGTATTCGATCGGTAAATTGAAGAtgttagaataaataaaattatttatttatttattttataattataaatattttaatttttttttaatcttaaagatCCTAAAAAATCTAATTATAAGGATTTTATATATGGATTGGGATACTAAGAagatttaattataaaaattaatatactttTAATATTAAGGATCCTAAAAAAACCTAATTATAAGGATTTTCTATATGGATTGGGATACGAACAAGATTTAAttgtaaaaattttaatataaaatttttaaatctaaaaattaaaatactaaaaatatctaGTAATCATGATATCGAGAATGTGGCGCTTAGATCTCGAGAACGAGGTTGAGACTATAAAGGAAATTATGTTAATCATGGgaaattttcttttgtttccaAGATGGTGACCGTGGAAACCTAACATCCGCAATCGGTCATGCAATAACCATGTTGTCATCAGTGAGCTTGTCATCGTCATCTTACGGCCACAAATCACAGTCTTCTAGCAAGGCACGAATATTAATGAGTCCAACATAATATCTATATTGTTTTGTACCTTTATACCGTAGT of Musa acuminata AAA Group cultivar baxijiao chromosome BXJ2-3, Cavendish_Baxijiao_AAA, whole genome shotgun sequence contains these proteins:
- the LOC103978702 gene encoding endochitinase, with translation MKALLLVIFTLASSLGAFAEQCGRQAGGALCPGGLCCSQYGWCGNTDPYCGQGCQSQCTGSTPSPSTPSGGGSVGSIISSSLFEQMLKHRNDAACPGKGFYTYNAFIAAANSFSGFGTTGDDATKKREIAAFLAQTSHETTGGWSTAPDGPYAWGYCFVQEQNPSSDYCVASSQWPCAAGKKYYGRGPIQISFNYNYGPAGRAIGSDLLNNPDLVATDPTISFKTALWFWMTPQSPKPSCHDVITGSWTPSNADRAAGRLPGYGVTTNIINGGLECGKGSDARVADRIGFYKRYCDLLGVSYGDNLDCYNQSPFT